Part of the Shewanella eurypsychrophilus genome is shown below.
CAATCCAAGTTTTGACAATCTCTACGATACCTTGATGGGCGAACCTAGTTTCAGCTCGGAAATTTTGGAACAATTGGTCGAGCAGTATCTAGAAGAAGCTCAGCCTAGCGTAGTAGCATTAACCGTGCCTTTTCCCGGTAATATGCTAGGCGCTCTGCGTATTGCGCAAACCTGTAAAGCCATCAATCCTGATATTCCCATCGTTATGGGCGGTGGTTTTATCAATACCGAGCTGCGCGCGCTAAAGGACCCTCGAGTATTTGAGTTTGTCGACTTTATCTGTCTGGACGACGGCGAGCGTCCTTTTATCACCCTGCTAGAGTTCTTTGAAGGAAAGCGTGAGATAGACTCACTGATGCGAACTTACTTCCTCGCTGAGGATGAAAATGGCCAAGCCTGCGTACACTTCAATGAAAATTCAGAGCTCCACGATATTCCGCAAACAGATGTCGGTGCACCGGTATACGACGGTCTGCCACTAGGGGAATACCTCTCTTTGTGTGAAATGCTCAACCCAATGCACCGCATCTGGAGCGATGGACGCTGGAATAAACTGACCATCGCCCATGGCTGTTACTGGCGCAAATGCAGCTTTTGCGATGTCAGTCTGGACTATATCGACCGTTTTGATGCCGCTGGAGCCGATGTTCTGGTGGATAGAATCGAAGAACTCATCGAAGAAACCGGACAGACAGGTTTCCACTTCGTCGATGAAGCCCTACCGCCAAAGCTTTTATTTACCATGGCAAAACGACTCATTGAGCGCAATGTGGTGATCAGCTGGTGGGGCAATATCCGTTTTGAGAGGACGTTTAGCCAAGCACGTTGCCAGTTGCTGGCAGACTCTGGTTGTATCGCTGTTAGCGGTGGTCTAGAGGTGGCGTCAGATCGTTTATTGAAACTGATGAAAAAGGGCGTGAGTGTTGAGCGTGTTGCCCAAGTAACCAAGTCCTTCAGTGATGCGGGGATATTGGTTCACGCCTATTTGATGTATGGCTTTCCGACACAAACCGAGCAAGAAACTGTTGATTCGCTGGAGATGGTGCGTCAGATGATGAAGCAAGGTTGTTTCCAATCCGCCTACTGGCACCGTTTTGTGGCCACTATTCACAGTCCTATTGGCATAAACCCTGAGAAGTTTGGTATCACGCTTGCTGAGCGCCCAGAGATCTTATTCGCTGAAAACGATGTCG
Proteins encoded:
- a CDS encoding B12-binding domain-containing radical SAM protein codes for the protein MTVLLMTPPMTQLNTPYPATAYLTGFLRSRGYEAVQRDPAIELFLEMMTAPALEIIRQHVEENFEHLEDDELPDVIFNFLAEFDRYHQTVESAIRFLQGKDPSLALRINSRRFLPEGPAFDAIAQMEAVSGDVLQAAFGNLGVQDKAKYLATLFINDLSTVITQGVDPYFEVSRYGEKLAAANPSFDNLYDTLMGEPSFSSEILEQLVEQYLEEAQPSVVALTVPFPGNMLGALRIAQTCKAINPDIPIVMGGGFINTELRALKDPRVFEFVDFICLDDGERPFITLLEFFEGKREIDSLMRTYFLAEDENGQACVHFNENSELHDIPQTDVGAPVYDGLPLGEYLSLCEMLNPMHRIWSDGRWNKLTIAHGCYWRKCSFCDVSLDYIDRFDAAGADVLVDRIEELIEETGQTGFHFVDEALPPKLLFTMAKRLIERNVVISWWGNIRFERTFSQARCQLLADSGCIAVSGGLEVASDRLLKLMKKGVSVERVAQVTKSFSDAGILVHAYLMYGFPTQTEQETVDSLEMVRQMMKQGCFQSAYWHRFVATIHSPIGINPEKFGITLAERPEILFAENDVDFTDPTGTDHEMLGEGLRKAIYNYMHGIGFDQPMSFWFSQPVVRTKMKKDMVSKAINNLIASNEE